In one Gracilinanus agilis isolate LMUSP501 chromosome 6, AgileGrace, whole genome shotgun sequence genomic region, the following are encoded:
- the LOC123251578 gene encoding casein kinase I-like, whose amino-acid sequence MVRRYGLGENPTEETDKEQLKRMNISTIPKAELIFGGKYKLVRKIGNGSFGDIFLAINITNGEEVAVKLESQSSKHPQLFFEVKLYKILQGGVGIAHMRWYGREKGHNVLVMDLLGPSLEELFNVCSRKFTLKTVLMLADQMISRVQYLHTKNFIHRDIKPDNFLIGTGRHCNKLFIIDFGLAKKYRDSKTKEHIPYRKDKNLTGTARYASINAHLGIEQSRGDDMESLGYVLMYFNRTSLPWQGLKAATRKQKYEKIVEKKMSTSVDTLCKGYPHEFATYLTYCKGLHFEEAPDYLYLRQLFRSLFKSLNYQYDYLFDWTVLKEKDAAQETASSSQNQPPQTSTFD is encoded by the coding sequence GATGAATATCAGCACAATCCCCAAGGCCGAATTAATttttggaggaaaatataaactgGTGAGGAAGATCGGAAATGGCTCCTTCGGGGACATCTTCCTGGCAATCAACATCACCAATGGCGAGGAAGTGGCTGTGAAGCTTGAATCCCAGTCATCCAAGCATCCCCAACTGTTTTTCGAAGTCAAACTGTATAAGATTCTTCAAGGGGGGGTTGGCATTGCTCACATGCGATGGTATGGTCGGGAAAAGGGTCACAATGTACTGGTCATGGACTTACTCGGACCCAGTCTGGAAGAATTGTTCAATGTATGTTCCCGCAAGTTCACACTGAAAACCGTGCTCATGTTAGCTGACCAGATGATAAGTAGAGTCCAATACTTGCATACAAAGAACTTTATACATAGAGATATTAAACCAGATAACTTCCTAATTGGCACTGGTCGTCACTGTAACAAGTTATTCATTATTGACTTTGGTTTGGCCAAAAAGTACCGAGACAGCAAAACAAAGGAACACATACCATACCGAAAAGATAAAAACCTCACTGGCACTGCCCGTTATGCCAGCATCAATGCCCACCTTGGCATTGAGCAGAGTCGAGGGGATGATATGGAATCTCTAGGCTACGTATTGATGTATTTTAACAGGACCAGCCTGCCCTGGCAAGGACTAAAAGCTGCAACAAGGAaacaaaagtatgaaaaaattgTTGAAAAGAAGATGTCAACTTCTGTGGATACTTTATGTAAGGGATATCCTCATGAATTTGCAACATATTTAACCTATTGTAAGGGTCTCCACTTTGAGGAAGCCCCAGATTATTTGTATCTAAGGCAGTTATTCCGATCTCTTTTCAAGTCTTTGAACTATCAATATGACTATTTATTTGACTGGACAGTACTGAAGGAGAAAGACGCCGCCCAGGAAACAGCTTCTTCTAGTCAGAATCAGCCACCACAAACCTCAACATTTGACTAA